The proteins below are encoded in one region of Planctomycetota bacterium:
- a CDS encoding HAD-IA family hydrolase, whose translation MTLPPQAPDRPLPPPPDPRSPTPDPRTMPRPAIELVCFDLGGVLLRCVSGWAHACQIAGVPMLDAIADPANRDPFLRASHAMEVGRITPDQFIDRITELSPYTRDQVQAVLSAWIIGVYDGVDALLDRLLAANVRIALLSNTNALHWSFIEHEDRYKIVDRIPHRFASHLIGARKPDGPAYQHVETALGVDPESILFFDDLEENITGAVWQHWHTQRIDPAGDTASQIEKYLKRYGVMD comes from the coding sequence ATGACCCTCCCCCCGCAAGCCCCGGATCGCCCCCTGCCTCCGCCCCCTGATCCCCGATCCCCAACCCCCGATCCCCGAACAATGCCCCGTCCCGCTATCGAACTTGTCTGCTTCGACCTCGGCGGCGTCCTCTTGCGCTGCGTGAGCGGATGGGCGCACGCCTGCCAAATCGCCGGCGTGCCGATGCTCGACGCCATCGCCGACCCCGCCAATCGCGACCCGTTCCTGCGGGCGTCGCACGCCATGGAAGTCGGCCGCATCACCCCCGATCAGTTCATCGACCGCATCACCGAATTGAGCCCCTACACGCGCGATCAGGTTCAGGCCGTCCTCAGCGCGTGGATCATCGGCGTCTACGACGGCGTCGATGCCCTCCTCGACCGACTCCTCGCCGCCAATGTCCGCATCGCCCTGCTTTCCAACACCAACGCGCTGCACTGGTCGTTCATCGAGCACGAGGACCGCTACAAAATCGTCGACCGCATCCCCCACCGTTTCGCCAGCCACCTCATCGGCGCCCGCAAACCCGACGGCCCGGCGTATCAGCATGTCGAAACCGCGCTGGGCGTCGATCCCGAATCGATCCTCTTCTTCGATGACCTGGAGGAGAACATCACCGGAGCCGTCTGGCAACACTGGCACACCCAGCGCATCGACCCCGCCGGGGACACCGCTTCGCAAATCGAAAAATACCTCAAGCGCTACGGCGTGATGGATTAG
- the purL gene encoding phosphoribosylformylglycinamidine synthase subunit PurL has product MTTLQTHPAAEIAPQRVWRVEVHPLHETDDPRAASLAHEVADLHLAPSLTKVTSARVYLIQGPFDEATIRRIASELLTDPIDQRYTLGATPATDGASLIEVHYLPGVMDPVALSAQDAIAEMTGGGKCQVRTGFRYDLSGIDGATAQTIASRLLANAVIQSVSFEPQCPEHFIEGRPYEMTLTHVPIRDLDDAALVKMSREAHLFLSLTEMQAIRQYYRDAGREPTDVELETLAQTWSEHCVHKTLKSRIRYVESSDMAMPGRSAWTNRPGHTIDADGALIIDNLLKSTIAAATNKLIADGLNWCISVFVDNAGIIRFDDEHAVTFKVETHNHPSAIEPYGGAATGIGGCIRDTMGTGLAAKPIANTDIFAVADPNTPPESLPKGVLHPRRVLKQVVAGVRDYGNRMGIPTVNGAVAFDDRYLGNPLVFAGSVGLIPNDKCFGSAKAGDRIIVLGGRTGRDGIHGATFSSAELTDTHADEFSHAVQIGNAITEKKTLDVILQARDHAGGCLYNAITDCGAGGFSSAVGEMGEKLGAHVQLEKAPLKYDGLSYTEIWISEAQERMVMAVSPDKVATLAALCEAEDVEICDLGEFGTDNAELVLTYRGTEVGRLAMHLLHEGIPQPVREAAWECGVGRSECGVKTSAPSHSTLHTPHSALRKTLISLLANPNIASKHWVIRQYDHEVQAGSVVKPLTGPQMDGPSDAAVLRPKLTSQRGIALSCGLQSALGDVDPYWMTLAAIDEAVRNAVCVGARPDRVAILDNFCWADCSKPANLGSLVRAAEACYDGALAYRTPFISGKDSLNNQFTTDEGKTIAIPPTLLISAIGIVDDVNNCVTMDAKTPGNMLILVGVTTPQMGASAACGLATSDIPRVDLTTAPKVLAAVADLIGAGFVRSAHDCSEGGLLVAATEMAFAGRLGLDLNLAGVPRPRNGDLSDFAACFAETPTRVLLEIEPDRFDALARKLRAANIPFGHVGTFNDGNRLVVRDDQSKIAAEWTNDEMLDTWLKPLDW; this is encoded by the coding sequence ATGACCACCCTTCAAACACATCCCGCGGCCGAGATCGCTCCGCAGCGTGTCTGGCGCGTCGAGGTTCATCCGCTTCACGAAACCGATGATCCGCGTGCGGCCAGTCTCGCGCACGAAGTCGCCGACCTGCATCTCGCGCCGTCGCTGACGAAAGTCACCAGTGCGCGCGTCTATCTGATTCAGGGGCCGTTCGACGAGGCGACGATCCGCCGCATCGCCTCCGAACTGCTCACCGACCCGATCGATCAGCGCTACACGCTGGGCGCGACGCCGGCGACCGACGGCGCTTCGCTCATCGAAGTGCATTACCTGCCGGGCGTGATGGACCCCGTCGCCCTGTCGGCCCAGGACGCCATCGCCGAAATGACCGGCGGGGGAAAATGCCAAGTGCGCACGGGCTTCCGCTACGACCTGAGCGGCATCGACGGCGCGACGGCTCAGACGATCGCGAGCCGCCTGCTCGCCAATGCGGTGATTCAATCGGTGAGTTTCGAGCCGCAGTGTCCGGAGCATTTCATCGAGGGCCGGCCGTACGAGATGACGCTCACGCATGTGCCGATCCGCGACTTGGACGACGCGGCGCTCGTCAAAATGTCGCGCGAGGCGCATCTGTTTTTGTCGCTCACGGAGATGCAGGCGATTCGTCAGTATTACCGTGACGCCGGGCGGGAGCCGACGGATGTGGAGCTTGAAACGCTCGCGCAGACGTGGAGCGAGCATTGCGTTCACAAGACGCTCAAGTCGCGGATTCGATACGTGGAAAGCTCAGACATGGCGATGCCCGGGCGTTCAGCGTGGACGAATCGCCCGGGGCATACGATCGACGCGGACGGGGCGCTGATCATCGACAATCTCTTGAAAAGCACCATCGCCGCCGCGACGAACAAGCTCATCGCCGACGGGCTCAACTGGTGCATCAGCGTGTTCGTCGACAACGCGGGGATCATCCGCTTCGACGATGAACATGCGGTGACGTTCAAGGTCGAGACGCACAACCACCCCAGCGCGATCGAACCCTACGGCGGCGCGGCGACGGGCATCGGCGGGTGCATCCGCGACACGATGGGCACGGGACTGGCCGCCAAACCCATCGCCAACACCGACATCTTCGCCGTCGCCGATCCGAACACGCCCCCGGAAAGTTTGCCCAAGGGTGTGTTGCACCCAAGGCGCGTGCTCAAGCAGGTCGTCGCCGGCGTGCGGGACTACGGCAACCGGATGGGCATTCCGACGGTCAACGGCGCGGTCGCCTTCGATGACCGCTACCTCGGCAATCCGCTCGTGTTCGCGGGGTCGGTGGGGCTGATCCCCAATGACAAATGCTTCGGCTCCGCCAAGGCGGGCGACCGCATCATCGTGCTCGGCGGGCGCACCGGGCGCGACGGGATTCACGGCGCGACGTTCAGTTCCGCCGAACTGACCGACACGCACGCCGACGAATTCTCCCACGCTGTGCAGATCGGCAACGCCATCACGGAAAAGAAAACGCTCGACGTGATTCTCCAGGCGCGCGATCACGCCGGCGGCTGTTTGTACAACGCCATCACCGACTGCGGGGCCGGGGGATTCAGCTCGGCGGTGGGCGAGATGGGCGAAAAGCTCGGGGCGCATGTGCAGCTTGAAAAAGCCCCGCTCAAATATGACGGGCTTTCGTACACTGAAATCTGGATCAGCGAAGCGCAGGAACGCATGGTCATGGCGGTGTCGCCGGACAAGGTGGCGACGCTCGCCGCGCTGTGCGAAGCGGAGGACGTCGAGATCTGCGATCTGGGCGAATTCGGCACGGACAACGCCGAGCTGGTGCTGACCTATCGCGGAACCGAAGTCGGCCGCCTCGCCATGCACCTCCTGCACGAAGGCATCCCCCAGCCGGTGCGCGAAGCGGCATGGGAGTGCGGAGTTGGGCGTTCGGAGTGCGGAGTGAAAACCTCCGCGCCTTCTCACTCCACACTCCACACTCCACACTCCGCACTCCGCAAGACGCTTATTTCGCTTCTCGCCAATCCCAACATCGCCTCCAAGCACTGGGTCATTCGCCAGTACGATCACGAAGTGCAGGCGGGGTCGGTGGTCAAACCGCTGACCGGTCCGCAGATGGACGGTCCCAGCGACGCGGCGGTGCTGCGTCCCAAGCTCACTTCGCAGCGCGGCATCGCCCTGTCATGCGGTCTGCAATCGGCGCTGGGCGATGTGGACCCGTACTGGATGACGCTGGCGGCGATTGATGAAGCGGTGCGCAATGCGGTGTGCGTCGGCGCCCGGCCGGATCGCGTGGCGATTCTCGACAACTTCTGCTGGGCCGACTGCTCCAAGCCCGCCAACCTCGGCTCGCTCGTCCGGGCGGCCGAGGCGTGCTACGACGGAGCGCTCGCCTACCGCACGCCGTTCATCTCGGGCAAGGACTCGCTCAATAATCAGTTCACCACGGACGAAGGCAAGACCATCGCGATCCCGCCGACGCTGCTCATCAGCGCGATCGGCATCGTTGATGATGTGAACAACTGCGTGACAATGGACGCGAAAACGCCGGGGAACATGCTGATCCTCGTCGGCGTGACGACGCCGCAGATGGGCGCCTCCGCCGCTTGCGGCTTGGCAACTTCCGACATCCCGCGCGTCGATCTCACGACCGCGCCGAAAGTTCTCGCCGCCGTCGCCGACCTGATCGGGGCGGGTTTCGTCCGCAGCGCGCACGACTGTTCCGAAGGCGGTCTGCTTGTCGCCGCCACGGAGATGGCTTTCGCCGGCCGCCTCGGCTTGGACCTGAACCTCGCCGGCGTCCCCCGCCCCCGCAATGGCGACCTTTCCGACTTCGCCGCATGCTTTGCCGAGACGCCGACGCGCGTGCTTTTGGAAATCGAGCCCGACCGCTTCGACGCCCTCGCCCGCAAGCTCCGCGCCGCGAACATCCCCTTCGGGCACGTCGGCACGTTCAACGACGGTAACCGTCTCGTCGTGCGGGATGACCAGTCGAAGATCGCAGCGGAATGGACGAACGACGAAATGCTCGACACCTGGCTCAAACCGCTGGACTGGTAA
- the purQ gene encoding phosphoribosylformylglycinamidine synthase I codes for MKPNTLIIRTAGTNCDLELAHAFELAGADVQRVHLNDLIARPEQLDAFDMLALAGGFSYGDDIAAGRIFANRLRHALYPALRSFIAAGKPVIGICNGFQLMVKAGLLPGFELPEDGAPPQIVTLTDNANMRFIDQWVGVRVEPETVCIWTQGLDRFELPIAHGEGRFLADDAVLDRLEAQKQVALRYTDNPNGSRRDIAGVCDPTGLVFGLMPHPERFTHKTNHPHWTRKTITSPAGLKMFTNAVAHVTQTAAAAS; via the coding sequence ATGAAACCCAACACCCTCATCATCCGCACCGCCGGGACCAACTGCGATCTCGAACTGGCGCACGCCTTCGAGCTCGCCGGGGCGGACGTGCAGCGCGTGCATCTCAATGATCTGATCGCCCGGCCCGAGCAGTTGGATGCTTTTGACATGCTGGCCCTCGCCGGCGGGTTCAGCTACGGCGACGACATCGCCGCCGGCCGCATCTTCGCCAATCGCCTTCGTCACGCGCTCTATCCCGCGCTGCGCAGTTTCATCGCGGCGGGCAAACCCGTGATCGGCATCTGCAACGGGTTCCAGCTCATGGTCAAGGCGGGGCTTCTGCCCGGCTTCGAGCTGCCCGAGGACGGCGCGCCGCCGCAGATCGTGACGCTGACGGACAATGCCAACATGCGCTTCATCGACCAATGGGTCGGCGTCCGCGTCGAACCCGAAACCGTCTGCATCTGGACGCAGGGGCTCGATCGCTTCGAGTTGCCCATCGCGCATGGCGAAGGGCGATTCCTCGCCGACGATGCGGTGCTCGATCGGCTCGAAGCGCAGAAGCAGGTCGCGCTGCGATACACCGACAATCCCAACGGGTCCAGGCGCGACATCGCCGGCGTGTGCGACCCGACCGGGCTCGTCTTCGGCCTCATGCCCCACCCCGAACGCTTCACGCATAAAACCAATCACCCCCATTGGACCCGCAAGACGATCACGTCCCCGGCGGGCCTGAAGATGTTCACCAATGCCGTGGCGCACGTGACCCAGACCGCTGCCGCCGCATCATGA
- a CDS encoding N-acetyltransferase, whose protein sequence is MSIEHDTARHCFYQRCGEYEAVLMYARRDRVIDLYHIYVPDPCRNRGLAGYLLAAAFDFARAETLKVIPTCPFIRNDFLPRFPQYHDIVDFDAQPFPFRGI, encoded by the coding sequence ATGAGCATCGAACACGACACGGCGCGTCACTGCTTTTATCAGCGCTGCGGCGAATACGAAGCCGTCCTCATGTACGCCCGGCGCGACCGCGTCATCGACCTCTATCACATCTACGTGCCGGACCCCTGTCGCAACCGCGGCCTCGCCGGCTACCTCCTCGCCGCCGCCTTCGACTTCGCCCGGGCCGAAACTCTCAAAGTCATCCCCACCTGCCCCTTCATCCGCAACGATTTCCTCCCGCGTTTTCCGCAGTATCACGACATCGTCGACTTCGACGCACAGCCGTTTCCCTTTCGCGGAATCTGA
- a CDS encoding methyltransferase, whose protein sequence is MLTDAIKNIIREVDALREQVDDHWQIPADEGMLLYQLVKAARCVSVCEIGTSYGFSTLHLAAAARGSGGYVHTIDAEPRKTKAATEYLKRAGLLDAVTLHTGKAQDVLKTMKPAKPFDFAFIDAWKDQSFEYLEALMPHLGARAILTTDNISTHPDELSGFVKHLRSLPGATSCPVDVGNGFELTILDR, encoded by the coding sequence ATGCTTACTGATGCAATCAAGAACATCATTCGCGAAGTCGACGCCCTGCGCGAGCAGGTGGATGATCACTGGCAGATTCCGGCGGATGAGGGCATGTTGCTTTATCAGCTTGTCAAAGCGGCGCGGTGTGTGAGCGTGTGCGAGATCGGGACGAGTTACGGGTTTTCGACGCTGCATCTGGCGGCGGCGGCGCGGGGGAGCGGCGGGTACGTGCACACGATCGACGCCGAGCCGCGCAAGACGAAGGCGGCGACGGAGTATCTCAAACGCGCGGGGCTGCTCGATGCGGTGACGCTGCACACGGGCAAGGCGCAGGACGTGCTCAAGACGATGAAGCCGGCGAAGCCGTTCGATTTTGCGTTCATCGATGCGTGGAAGGATCAGAGTTTTGAGTATCTGGAAGCGCTGATGCCGCATCTCGGGGCGCGGGCGATTTTGACCACGGACAACATTTCGACGCATCCCGATGAGCTGTCGGGCTTCGTCAAACATCTGCGCTCGCTGCCGGGGGCGACCAGTTGTCCGGTCGATGTGGGCAACGGGTTTGAGCTGACGATTCTCGATCGTTAA
- a CDS encoding zinc-binding dehydrogenase: MSHGRAIVQCLDFRTGSDPMRAMTITQFGGPDVLKLADMPKPTPASGEVLVEVHAAALNPVDTKIRKGLHGPKTFPLIPGYDVSGVIAAIGPNVAHFKVGDEVYASPSLFKHGAHAEYVLVDARVLAIKPKSIDHVTAAAFPLVTLTAWEALHERVGMHRGETVLIHAGAGGVGHIALQLAHHHGCRVFTTASTDDSVALCKKLGADVVINYKSENIIERVKEETGGKLCPVVFDTVGGPVFDQSLDCVAPLGRMVTIVLNDNGRIVPALFRKNATLHMEFMGAKQLHNMNVESQGEMLATAAELIDAGKLKTCLHKVIALDDLPAAHAEQETGTVHGKIVIKMRG, translated from the coding sequence ATGAGTCATGGTCGGGCTATTGTACAATGCCTCGACTTTCGAACAGGGAGCGACCCCATGCGCGCGATGACCATCACTCAATTCGGCGGCCCCGACGTTCTCAAACTCGCCGACATGCCCAAGCCGACGCCCGCAAGCGGCGAAGTCCTCGTCGAAGTCCACGCCGCGGCCCTCAACCCCGTCGACACGAAAATCCGCAAGGGACTGCACGGGCCCAAAACGTTTCCGTTGATACCGGGGTATGACGTCTCAGGCGTCATCGCCGCGATCGGGCCCAACGTCGCGCACTTCAAAGTCGGCGACGAAGTGTACGCCTCGCCTTCGCTTTTCAAGCATGGCGCGCACGCGGAGTATGTGCTCGTCGATGCGCGCGTGCTGGCGATCAAGCCCAAAAGCATCGATCACGTCACCGCCGCGGCTTTTCCCCTGGTGACGCTCACGGCATGGGAGGCCCTGCACGAGCGTGTCGGGATGCATCGCGGCGAGACGGTCTTGATTCACGCCGGGGCCGGGGGCGTCGGGCATATCGCGCTTCAACTCGCTCATCATCACGGCTGCCGCGTGTTCACCACCGCGAGCACCGATGACTCCGTCGCCCTGTGCAAAAAACTCGGCGCCGACGTCGTCATCAACTACAAGTCTGAAAACATCATCGAGCGCGTCAAGGAGGAAACCGGCGGGAAACTCTGCCCCGTCGTGTTCGACACGGTGGGGGGGCCGGTCTTCGATCAGTCCCTCGACTGCGTCGCGCCGCTGGGGCGCATGGTGACGATCGTGCTCAATGACAACGGCCGCATCGTCCCCGCGCTTTTCCGCAAGAACGCCACGCTGCACATGGAGTTCATGGGCGCCAAGCAATTGCACAACATGAACGTCGAGTCGCAGGGCGAAATGCTCGCCACCGCCGCCGAGTTGATCGACGCGGGGAAATTGAAAACGTGTCTGCACAAGGTGATCGCGCTGGACGATCTGCCCGCCGCGCACGCCGAGCAGGAGACGGGCACGGTGCACGGCAAGATCGTCATCAAAATGCGCGGTTAA
- a CDS encoding aminotransferase class I/II-fold pyridoxal phosphate-dependent enzyme, with product MTHSLPSFALSERAARTVEQPIGYLMAQAVSNPNLISLAAGLVDYPTLPTQAVEQVLHELLSDEVKARLALQYGTTEGFAALRVRLLEHMAHLDGLTPADFSATADDVIVTTGSQQILFVLTDILVNPGDIVIAEWPSYFVYTGALATMGAQVRCVDMDEEGIIPEALEALFQQIESEGQLPRVKIVYTCDYHQNPTGITLSADRRPRIAEIVRKYSKKHRILLLEDAAYRELTYEGDAPPSIKRHDPRNEFVALTQTFSKPFAPGLKTGYALLPRDLVEPVLLQKGSHDFGSVNLVQHLLAAAMRSGAYAAQVSRLCGHYAHKRDAMLKALEEHLGDFEPGASGASGASGGTHWTHPRGGLYVWLTLPERFDTGMAGPLFKAAMAEGVIYVPGAFCYPGDATRATPTHAMRLSFGTATIEQIHEGVRRLAAAIRRAT from the coding sequence ATGACTCATTCGCTCCCATCGTTCGCCTTGTCCGAGCGGGCTGCACGCACCGTCGAGCAGCCCATCGGTTATCTGATGGCGCAGGCGGTGAGCAATCCGAATCTCATCTCGCTGGCGGCGGGACTCGTCGATTACCCGACGCTGCCGACGCAGGCGGTGGAACAGGTTTTGCACGAACTTTTGTCCGACGAAGTCAAAGCCCGGCTCGCGCTTCAGTACGGCACGACCGAGGGCTTCGCCGCCTTGCGCGTCCGACTGCTCGAACACATGGCGCACCTCGACGGACTGACGCCCGCTGACTTTTCCGCGACGGCCGACGACGTGATCGTCACGACCGGCTCGCAGCAGATCCTCTTCGTGCTGACCGACATCCTCGTCAATCCCGGCGACATCGTCATCGCGGAGTGGCCCAGCTATTTCGTCTACACCGGGGCGCTGGCGACGATGGGTGCGCAGGTGCGCTGCGTGGATATGGATGAGGAAGGCATCATTCCCGAAGCGCTCGAAGCGTTATTTCAACAGATCGAATCGGAAGGTCAGCTTCCGCGCGTCAAGATCGTCTACACCTGCGACTATCATCAGAACCCGACGGGCATCACCTTGTCCGCCGACCGTCGTCCGCGCATTGCGGAGATTGTGCGGAAATACTCGAAGAAACATCGCATTCTGCTGCTCGAAGACGCGGCGTACCGGGAATTGACGTACGAAGGCGACGCTCCGCCGTCGATCAAGCGGCATGACCCGCGCAATGAATTCGTCGCGCTGACGCAGACGTTCAGTAAGCCCTTCGCCCCCGGACTCAAGACGGGATATGCGCTGCTGCCGCGCGATCTGGTGGAGCCGGTGCTTTTGCAGAAGGGGTCGCACGATTTCGGGTCGGTGAATCTGGTGCAGCATCTTCTGGCGGCGGCGATGCGCAGCGGGGCGTATGCGGCACAGGTATCGCGCCTGTGCGGGCATTACGCGCACAAGCGCGATGCGATGCTCAAGGCGCTGGAGGAACACCTGGGTGATTTCGAGCCCGGCGCTTCCGGGGCTTCCGGGGCTTCCGGGGGGACGCATTGGACGCATCCGCGCGGCGGGCTGTACGTCTGGCTGACGCTGCCGGAGCGGTTTGACACGGGCATGGCGGGGCCGCTGTTCAAGGCGGCGATGGCGGAAGGCGTGATTTACGTGCCGGGGGCGTTCTGCTATCCGGGCGATGCGACGCGCGCGACGCCGACGCATGCGATGCGTTTGAGCTTCGGCACGGCGACGATCGAGCAGATACACGAAGGCGTGCGGCGACTGGCCGCGGCGATCAGGCGGGCGACTTGA
- a CDS encoding DUF3500 domain-containing protein yields MTRRRFVQAAAISLAVPPMLRAAEPAAKPTGETLVQQLYGSLNEAQRQSICFPFDHKLRFEVDNNWHIVDGRIASVFNPDQQDLVKQIFNALHSEQYAASVMQQVEHDNGKPGFGGCSVAIFGEPGTGKFEFVLTGRHVTRRCDGDSVEGAAFGGPIFYGHAARSFNESPQHEDNIYWYQAKRANEVLASLDGKQRAMALRTDARDENGLATVNVTGKREGLAGIPCSELSPDQKQLVRNVMADLLAPFRKVDADESMKLIEAGGGIDALAMSFYSNMDIGNDGVMDVWQLEGPNMVWYFRGKPHVHTWVNIKSPA; encoded by the coding sequence ATGACGCGTCGCCGGTTCGTGCAGGCGGCGGCGATCTCGCTGGCGGTGCCGCCGATGCTGCGGGCCGCGGAGCCGGCGGCGAAGCCGACGGGCGAAACGCTCGTGCAGCAACTCTACGGCAGTCTCAATGAAGCGCAGCGCCAGTCGATCTGTTTCCCCTTCGATCACAAGCTGCGCTTCGAAGTCGACAACAACTGGCACATCGTCGACGGCCGCATCGCCAGCGTGTTCAACCCCGATCAGCAGGATCTTGTGAAGCAGATTTTCAACGCGCTGCACAGCGAGCAGTACGCGGCGTCGGTGATGCAGCAGGTTGAACATGACAACGGCAAGCCGGGCTTCGGGGGTTGTTCGGTGGCGATCTTCGGCGAGCCGGGCACGGGCAAGTTCGAGTTCGTGCTCACGGGCCGTCACGTCACGCGCCGCTGCGACGGCGACAGCGTCGAAGGCGCGGCCTTCGGCGGGCCGATCTTTTATGGCCACGCCGCCCGCAGCTTCAACGAAAGCCCCCAGCACGAGGACAACATCTACTGGTATCAGGCCAAGCGCGCCAACGAAGTCCTCGCATCGCTCGACGGCAAACAGCGCGCGATGGCGCTCCGTACCGACGCCCGCGATGAGAACGGGCTGGCGACCGTCAACGTCACCGGCAAGCGCGAGGGACTGGCCGGCATTCCGTGCAGCGAGCTTTCGCCCGATCAGAAGCAGCTTGTGCGGAACGTCATGGCCGACCTGCTCGCGCCGTTCCGCAAGGTCGACGCCGACGAATCGATGAAGCTCATCGAAGCCGGCGGGGGCATCGATGCGCTGGCCATGTCGTTCTACTCGAACATGGACATCGGCAACGACGGCGTCATGGACGTCTGGCAGCTTGAAGGGCCCAACATGGTCTGGTACTTCCGCGGCAAGCCGCACGTGCACACGTGGGTCAACATCAAGTCGCCCGCCTGA